In Solanum stenotomum isolate F172 chromosome 6, ASM1918654v1, whole genome shotgun sequence, one DNA window encodes the following:
- the LOC125868128 gene encoding uncharacterized protein LOC125868128 has product MSLTEFAMVEELAFLIKDNLPCKHLILSMEETLINFLLEDTSSDGILELEPTNPYNRLLLHRLADIFGFSHQSVGEGEERHLVLERCSDTSIPSILISDLLWQYDELQSPRTVDVIYRRKESSEGSKVEDTPTPIINLSLEEREEAYMAARKRIFSVDQGETRQCMKDRPQKDPTVARRMIAHALGQRTRPANLEIHHANTEQCEEQSKDVNIQHKEERLTNLGKQTCTEVKTPPTKYPGSGGKPKSNKSNGSRSPHMNKSTPKNTDGTGSSTPVKKDVKVHKDSIREEHIGAAKRIFANALGFAREGNLK; this is encoded by the exons AAAGATAATCTTCCTTGCAAGCATCTTATCCTATCTATGGAGGAGACCCTAATCAATTTCCTTCTCGAGGATACCAG TTCTGATGGAATCTTGGAGCTTGAACCAACGAATCCATATAACCGCCTCCTCTTACATCGTCTTGCTGATATTTTTGG GTTTTCTCATCAATCGGTTGGTGAAGGGGAAGAACGGCACTTGGTCTTGGAGCGTTGCTCAGATACATCAAT ACCTTCCATTCTCATTAGTGATCTCCTTTGGCAGTATGACGAACTCCAGTCTCCAAGGACTGTAGATGTGATatatagaagaaaagaaagttcAGAAG GGTCAAAGGTAGAAGACACACCAACACCAATCATTAACCTTTCGCTTGAGGAGAGGGAAGAAGCTTATATGGCTGCCCGAAAACGGATTTTTTCTGTTGATCAAGGTGAGACAAGACAATGTATGAAGGATAGACCTCAAAAAGATCCTACGGTTGCTCGTCGTATGATTGCACATGCACTTGGCCAAAGAACCAGGCCAGCTAACCTAGAGATCCACCATGCAAATACTGAGCAATGTGAAGAACAATCCAAGGATGTAAATATCCAGCATAAGGAAGAACGACTGACAAATTTGGGCAAGCAGACTTGTACAGAGGTTAAAACTCCCCCTACAAAATATCCAGGTTCAGGTGGTAAGCCCAAAAGCAACAAATCAAATGGCAGTAGATCACCGCATATGAACAAGAGTACACCTAAAAACACTGATGGGACAGGTTCATCGACACCAGTGAAAAAGGACGTGAAGGTTCATAAAGATAGTATTCGCGAAGAACATATTGGTGCTGCTAAGAGAATATTTGCCAATGCTCTAGGATTTGCAAGAGAAGGGAATCTGAAATAA